One Triticum dicoccoides isolate Atlit2015 ecotype Zavitan chromosome 5B, WEW_v2.0, whole genome shotgun sequence genomic window carries:
- the LOC119307948 gene encoding uncharacterized protein LOC119307948, protein MSRGRSPEPLDFFIWTVEDVGLWLEEINLGGYRQVFEENSVNGEYLESLSMFTTEQILRFIRRCHMKWGDFITLCKELRRIKVACLKGEQEVRRPWWAPSCLSVVFVRAAKRNRQSRVVSLKLEP, encoded by the exons atgagccGTGGGAGGTCTCCGGAGCCGCTTGATTTCTTCATATGGACTGTCGAG GACGTCGGCTTGTGGCTTGAAGAGATAAATCTTGGTGGCTACAGACAAGTTTTTGAAGAAAATAGTGTCAATGGAGAGTATCTGGAGAGCTTGTCGATGTTTACTACCGAGCAGATTCTGCGGTTTATCAGGCGGTGCCATATGAAATGGGGAGACTTTATCACATTGTGCAAAGAGTTGAGGCGCATTAAAG TTGCCTGCCTGAAAGGGGAGCAAGAAGTCCGGAGGCCATGGTGGGCACCATCATGCCTATCAGTGGTGTTTGTGAGGGCGGCAAAGCGGAACCGACAGTCCCGAGTTGTCTCTCTTAAGCTGGAACCTTGA